The following are encoded together in the Candidatus Angelobacter sp. genome:
- a CDS encoding FmdB family zinc ribbon protein yields the protein MPTYEYICSKCEHQFDAFQPITDKPLTICPKEKCRMKRWGKGKVKRAVSAGAGLIFKGSGFYITDYRSEGYKEAAKKESPAPAPSASGDAKPAAKAEAKPATKTETKAAKPGKDGK from the coding sequence ATGCCGACCTACGAATACATTTGTTCCAAGTGCGAGCATCAATTTGACGCCTTTCAGCCGATCACTGACAAGCCGCTGACAATTTGCCCGAAAGAGAAATGCCGCATGAAGCGCTGGGGGAAGGGAAAGGTCAAACGAGCCGTCAGCGCCGGAGCGGGTTTGATTTTCAAAGGTAGCGGCTTTTACATCACCGATTATCGCAGCGAAGGCTACAAGGAAGCTGCCAAGAAAGAATCACCGGCGCCCGCGCCGTCGGCCAGTGGCGATGCGAAACCGGCCGCCAAAGCGGAAGCCAAGCCCGCGACGAAAACTGAAACGAAGGCCGCCAAACCCGGGAAGGACGGCAAGTGA
- the moaA gene encoding GTP 3',8-cyclase MoaA, with product MTRSSLLVDAHGRMMRDLRVSVTDRCNFRCLYCLPETEEAADFYRVKFDALKNPAPPTPITREWKPRSHILSFEEIERVVRLAVGLGVEKVRVTGGEPLLRQHVETLVRGLAQIPGVTDLAMTTNGFLFPQKARALREAGLQRVSFSMDSLDPDNFKKITGRDGLRSVLAGVDLARELGFSPVKVNAVIIRGLNDHEIESLAEFAREKDLSFRFIEFMPLDSGRAWQKELVVPGREMLRRLQARFELKPAKQSNPSETARRWTFADGRGEIGIIAPVSEPFCGHCNRLRLTADGKIRTCLFSLTEHDLKPLLRGGAPDETIEARLREIVRQKEERHHIGEPDFVQPERTMSCIGG from the coding sequence GTGACCAGATCAAGCCTGCTGGTTGATGCGCATGGCCGCATGATGCGCGACCTGCGGGTCAGCGTGACTGACCGGTGCAATTTTCGCTGTCTCTATTGCCTGCCGGAAACGGAAGAGGCCGCGGACTTTTACCGCGTCAAATTCGACGCGCTGAAAAACCCGGCGCCGCCCACACCAATCACGCGCGAGTGGAAGCCGCGCTCGCACATCCTGAGCTTCGAGGAAATTGAGCGGGTCGTCCGCCTTGCGGTGGGGCTCGGCGTTGAAAAGGTCCGCGTCACGGGCGGCGAGCCACTGCTGCGGCAGCATGTGGAAACACTGGTGCGCGGTCTTGCGCAGATTCCCGGCGTGACCGATCTGGCGATGACGACCAACGGCTTTCTCTTCCCGCAGAAGGCGCGCGCGCTGCGTGAGGCCGGACTCCAACGCGTCAGCTTCAGCATGGACTCGCTCGATCCGGATAATTTCAAAAAAATCACGGGACGCGACGGTCTGCGCTCCGTGCTCGCCGGTGTTGACCTCGCGCGCGAACTGGGATTCAGCCCGGTCAAGGTCAATGCGGTCATCATTCGCGGTCTTAACGATCATGAGATCGAATCGCTTGCCGAATTCGCCCGGGAGAAGGATTTGAGTTTTCGATTCATCGAATTCATGCCGCTGGATTCTGGCCGCGCCTGGCAGAAGGAACTCGTCGTGCCCGGACGCGAGATGCTTCGGCGGCTCCAGGCGCGCTTCGAGTTGAAACCCGCCAAACAATCGAATCCTTCGGAAACCGCCAGACGCTGGACGTTTGCCGATGGCCGCGGTGAAATTGGAATCATCGCCCCGGTAAGCGAGCCGTTCTGCGGGCACTGCAACCGGCTCCGGCTGACCGCCGATGGCAAAATCCGCACCTGCCTGTTCAGTCTTACAGAGCACGATTTGAAACCGCTTTTGCGCGGTGGCGCTCCGGACGAAACCATCGAGGCACGCTTGCGCGAAATCGTCCGGCAGAAGGAGGAGCGCCATCACATCGGCGAGCCGGATTTCGTGCAGCCCGAGCGCACGATGAGTTGCATCGGAGGATAA
- a CDS encoding LON peptidase substrate-binding domain-containing protein, whose amino-acid sequence MELPREVPVMTLPSAILFPQAMLPLYIFEPRYRQMLADALSSHRMFSVAMQKPGRVRETPCQVAGLGLIRASVARTDGTSNLVLQGIARVELGQAVRRKPYRVHRIRTIESTAADSVAVDALTVKVLELVSDRLEQGFELPFHVLKKLGQLEELDTDELPPDFALKQGIEILAKLNNPEQIADLVSGTLLSSAVERQLLLETVDLEARLKHLISFLMAEIRRQGKNKKT is encoded by the coding sequence ATGGAATTGCCGCGTGAAGTCCCGGTCATGACGCTCCCCAGCGCCATCCTTTTCCCGCAGGCGATGCTGCCGCTCTACATCTTCGAGCCGCGCTACCGGCAGATGCTTGCCGATGCGCTCAGTTCGCACCGGATGTTTTCGGTGGCGATGCAGAAACCGGGGCGTGTGCGCGAAACGCCATGCCAGGTGGCCGGCCTCGGCTTGATCCGGGCTTCGGTCGCACGCACGGACGGAACCTCGAACCTCGTCCTGCAGGGCATCGCGCGCGTGGAGCTCGGGCAGGCGGTCCGCCGCAAACCCTATCGTGTGCATCGCATCCGGACGATCGAGTCCACCGCGGCCGACAGTGTGGCCGTGGACGCACTGACGGTCAAAGTGCTCGAGCTTGTTTCGGATCGTCTCGAACAGGGTTTCGAGCTTCCCTTCCATGTCTTGAAAAAACTTGGCCAGCTTGAAGAACTCGATACCGATGAGTTGCCCCCGGACTTCGCCTTGAAGCAGGGAATCGAAATTCTTGCCAAACTCAACAACCCGGAACAAATCGCCGACCTTGTGTCCGGCACGCTGCTCTCGTCAGCGGTGGAGCGCCAGCTCCTGCTGGAGACCGTCGATTTGGAAGCGCGCCTCAAGCATCTCATCAGTTTTTTAATGGCGGAGATCCGCCGGCAGGGGAAAAACAAAAAAACATGA